The following proteins are encoded in a genomic region of Bernardetia sp. MNP-M8:
- a CDS encoding LytTR family DNA-binding domain-containing protein, protein MNCLIVDDDEFSRNVIKHFANKTESLTVLEETDNAADAFTIIKTKEVDIVFLDVEMPEMTGLDLMKTLDDMPQIILVTSRASYAVEAFEYNVTDYLVKPVNYARFLKAVGKAEANLKASNVTVENQDEVFIKADNKIVRLRLSDVFFIEALSDYVIINTETRKYIIHSTMKGLEKKLPESDFIRVHRSYIVNFTKIMSIEDASVVMPSKTIPIGASYKNRFMKKLNLL, encoded by the coding sequence ATGAATTGTTTAATTGTAGATGATGACGAGTTTTCTCGCAATGTAATAAAGCATTTTGCTAACAAAACAGAGAGTTTGACTGTACTTGAAGAAACAGATAATGCTGCTGACGCTTTTACAATCATCAAAACAAAAGAAGTTGATATTGTTTTTTTAGATGTTGAGATGCCTGAAATGACAGGACTTGATCTAATGAAAACACTTGATGATATGCCTCAAATTATTTTGGTTACCTCTCGTGCAAGCTATGCTGTTGAAGCATTTGAATATAATGTAACTGATTATTTGGTAAAACCCGTAAATTATGCTCGTTTTTTGAAGGCAGTAGGAAAAGCAGAAGCCAATCTAAAAGCCTCAAATGTAACTGTTGAGAATCAAGATGAAGTATTTATCAAAGCTGATAATAAAATTGTTCGTTTGCGTTTGAGTGATGTGTTTTTTATTGAAGCACTGTCTGATTATGTGATTATTAATACAGAGACACGTAAATATATTATTCATTCGACAATGAAAGGGTTAGAGAAAAAATTGCCTGAGTCTGATTTTATACGTGTACATCGTTCGTATATTGTCAATTTCACTAAAATAATGAGCATTGAAGATGCCAGTGTAGTAATGCCTAGCAAAACAATTCCGATTGGAGCATCTTACAAAAATCGTTTTATGAAAAAACTGAATTTATTATAA
- the mfd gene encoding transcription-repair coupling factor encodes MNQLETNEQTEEKVLKLSPRDFVKKYQKDGIIQTISAGLTEEKPKRIHLKGLMGSQDALVLAAIYRSNPALSHFVIMEDAEEAAYFYNDIQHLLGETLSSSAPNILFFPTSYKKPYKFEKIDNANILQRSEVLTRLNNHHSEENGLIIVTYPSALTEKVINKQVLAANTFVVKINEIVEPNFVIEILNEYGFKREEYVFEAGQYSVRGGIIDIFSYSNEYPYRIEFFGNEIESIRTFKPTDQLSIEKVNRAVIVPNVTEKVQKQTRENFLEFVPKRTRLWLKDYALTVEVIEKYFERASEDFDTILQVSNYTQIISDPEELFITKKEFKDQIETFVQLEFGKKFRRITEKTKENNTVFEFDAKPQPTFHKNLQNLVFDVENYNQKGYQCIIAADLPKQIDRMHTIFEEKGVGVQFYGLNIGLRGGFIDHNQQLVCYTDHQIFERYHRYSTQERFTKSKALTLKELNTLQAGDYVTHIDYGVGRFAGLEKLDVNGNEQEAVRLIYRDNDVLYVSVHSLHKISKHSSQDGSSMSLSKLGSQDWNNKKSRVKKHLKDIGTELIALYAKRQTATGFAYPKDNYMQAEVESSFFYQDTPDQATATNDVKEDMEKPVPMDRLVCGDVGFGKTEIAVRAAFKAVSNGKQVAVLVPTTVLAAQHHRTFSERLSNFGVNVDFINRFRTAKDVREILKKLEEGQIDILVGTHKIVSQKVKFKDLGLFIIDEEQKFGVKTKDKIKEMRVNVDCLTLTATPIPRTLQFSLLGARDLSVMHTPPPNRQPVTTEVHSFNEALVRDAISFELRRGGQVFFVHNRVIDIYEVAGILTRLVPDAKVVVGHGQMKNDQLEKTMMTFINGDADILVSTNIIESGLDIPNANTIIINNSHLIGLSDLHQMRGRVGRSNKKAFCYLLIPSQATLPADSRKRLKALEEFNELGDGFKIAMRDLDIRGAGNLLGAEQSGFINDLGLDTYHKMLEEAISELKEDEFKELFQNPNATKPKELKITCSIETDLEILIPESYISNISERLQLYIEADRLKNEEQLEKFKESVKDRFGTPPEDFDNLLQAVRLRWMAEQIGFEKLIIKNEKIRGYFIANRPDYYQTDAFGKVLKYIQERPKRCRLKESKDRVIFIMEQVKTLEGVMNVFRGILED; translated from the coding sequence ATGAACCAGCTAGAAACGAACGAGCAAACAGAAGAAAAAGTATTAAAACTCTCTCCTAGAGATTTTGTCAAAAAATACCAAAAAGACGGTATTATTCAGACAATTTCAGCAGGGCTAACTGAAGAAAAACCAAAACGCATTCATTTGAAAGGACTTATGGGAAGTCAGGATGCACTTGTTTTGGCTGCCATTTATCGTTCGAATCCTGCGCTTTCTCATTTTGTGATAATGGAGGATGCTGAAGAAGCTGCTTATTTTTATAATGATATTCAACATTTGCTTGGCGAAACCTTGTCTAGTTCTGCGCCAAATATTTTATTTTTTCCTACTTCTTATAAAAAGCCATACAAATTTGAAAAAATAGATAATGCCAATATTTTGCAGCGTTCGGAGGTTCTGACTAGACTTAACAATCATCATTCAGAAGAAAATGGACTTATCATTGTTACTTATCCATCTGCACTGACAGAAAAAGTGATTAATAAACAGGTTTTGGCAGCCAATACGTTTGTTGTCAAAATTAATGAAATCGTTGAGCCAAATTTTGTCATTGAAATATTGAATGAATATGGTTTTAAGCGTGAAGAATATGTTTTTGAAGCAGGACAATATTCTGTCAGAGGGGGAATTATTGATATTTTTTCGTATTCAAATGAATATCCGTATCGAATAGAATTTTTTGGAAATGAAATAGAAAGTATCCGAACTTTCAAACCAACCGACCAGCTTTCTATCGAAAAGGTAAATCGTGCTGTCATTGTTCCAAATGTTACCGAAAAAGTACAAAAACAAACGAGAGAGAATTTTTTAGAATTTGTACCAAAAAGAACTAGATTATGGCTAAAAGATTATGCGCTGACAGTAGAAGTGATAGAAAAATATTTCGAAAGGGCATCAGAAGATTTTGATACCATTTTACAAGTATCGAATTATACCCAAATTATCTCTGACCCAGAAGAATTATTTATCACAAAAAAAGAATTTAAAGACCAAATAGAAACATTTGTTCAACTAGAATTTGGTAAAAAATTTAGAAGAATTACAGAAAAAACAAAAGAAAATAATACCGTTTTTGAGTTTGATGCAAAGCCACAACCGACATTCCATAAAAATCTTCAAAACCTTGTTTTTGATGTAGAAAATTATAATCAAAAAGGCTATCAATGTATTATCGCTGCCGATTTACCAAAACAGATTGATAGAATGCACACTATTTTTGAAGAAAAAGGTGTAGGTGTTCAGTTTTATGGACTTAATATTGGTTTGCGAGGTGGTTTTATTGACCACAATCAGCAACTTGTTTGCTATACAGACCATCAAATTTTTGAGCGTTATCACAGATATAGCACCCAAGAACGTTTCACAAAATCAAAAGCTCTAACACTCAAAGAACTCAATACACTACAAGCAGGCGATTATGTTACACATATTGATTATGGAGTTGGTCGTTTTGCAGGTTTGGAAAAATTAGATGTCAATGGAAATGAGCAAGAAGCCGTTCGTTTGATTTATAGAGATAATGATGTTTTGTATGTCAGTGTGCATTCGTTACACAAAATTTCAAAGCATTCTAGTCAGGATGGAAGTTCAATGTCGCTCAGTAAACTCGGTTCGCAAGATTGGAACAACAAAAAAAGTAGAGTAAAAAAGCATTTAAAAGATATTGGTACAGAATTAATAGCCTTGTATGCCAAACGTCAAACTGCGACAGGTTTTGCCTATCCAAAAGATAATTATATGCAAGCCGAAGTTGAATCTTCATTTTTTTATCAAGATACACCCGACCAAGCCACAGCAACCAACGACGTAAAAGAAGACATGGAAAAACCTGTTCCGATGGATAGATTGGTTTGTGGAGATGTAGGTTTTGGTAAAACAGAAATTGCTGTTCGTGCAGCGTTTAAAGCCGTTTCGAATGGAAAACAAGTTGCCGTTTTAGTTCCTACGACGGTTTTGGCAGCGCAACATCATCGTACTTTTAGTGAACGTCTTTCAAATTTTGGTGTAAATGTAGATTTTATCAATCGTTTCAGAACAGCAAAAGATGTACGAGAAATTTTAAAGAAATTAGAAGAAGGACAAATTGATATTTTGGTAGGAACGCACAAAATTGTCAGTCAAAAAGTAAAATTTAAAGATTTGGGGCTTTTTATTATTGATGAAGAACAAAAATTTGGTGTCAAAACAAAAGACAAAATAAAGGAAATGCGTGTAAATGTAGATTGCTTGACTTTGACAGCTACGCCAATTCCCAGAACGCTGCAATTTTCACTTTTGGGAGCGAGGGATTTGTCGGTTATGCACACGCCACCACCCAACCGTCAGCCAGTAACTACGGAGGTTCATAGTTTTAATGAAGCCTTGGTTAGAGATGCTATTAGTTTTGAGCTTCGACGAGGTGGACAAGTATTTTTTGTTCATAACCGAGTGATTGATATTTATGAAGTTGCAGGAATTTTGACAAGATTAGTTCCTGATGCAAAAGTCGTTGTCGGACACGGACAGATGAAAAACGACCAGTTGGAAAAAACAATGATGACTTTTATAAATGGCGATGCTGATATTTTGGTTTCGACAAATATCATTGAATCGGGTTTGGATATTCCCAACGCAAATACGATTATTATCAATAATTCTCATTTGATTGGTCTTTCGGATTTGCACCAAATGCGTGGGCGTGTGGGTCGTTCCAACAAAAAAGCCTTTTGTTATTTGCTTATTCCTTCACAGGCTACTTTGCCAGCCGATTCTAGAAAACGTTTGAAAGCGTTGGAGGAATTTAATGAATTAGGTGACGGTTTTAAAATTGCGATGCGTGATTTGGATATTCGTGGTGCAGGAAATCTTTTGGGAGCAGAACAGAGTGGTTTTATCAATGATTTGGGATTGGATACCTATCATAAAATGCTAGAAGAAGCCATTTCAGAACTCAAAGAAGACGAGTTTAAGGAGCTTTTCCAAAACCCAAATGCTACCAAACCAAAAGAACTAAAAATTACGTGTTCGATAGAAACCGATTTAGAGATACTGATACCAGAAAGCTATATTTCCAATATTTCCGAACGCCTTCAACTCTACATTGAAGCCGATAGATTAAAAAATGAAGAGCAGTTAGAAAAATTCAAAGAAAGTGTAAAAGACCGTTTCGGAACGCCACCAGAAGATTTTGATAATTTATTACAAGCTGTTCGTTTGCGTTGGATGGCAGAACAAATTGGTTTTGAAAAACTGATTATCAAAAATGAAAAGATACGAGGTTATTTCATTGCAAACCGTCCAGATTATTATCAAACGGATGCTTTTGGAAAAGTTTTAAAATACATTCAAGAACGACCAAAACGTTGTCGACTAAAAGAAAGTAAAGACCGTGTTATCTTTATTATGGAACAAGTCAAGACTTTGGAGGGTGTGATGAATGTTTTTAGGGGGATATTGGAAGATTGA
- a CDS encoding SiaB family protein kinase, producing the protein MLEGEVIVSYKGAPSQPLFDGILSVADERLAALEQKSKIRKKVYHIMIEALQNVYHHTQGEGVQKSESPETVLFVLSKNTTGYEISTGNYIPTSLVDTLKAHIERINQSSAEQIKQLYREQLHGGEVSVKGGAGLGIIDIARRSGEKLVYAFEDTGEDNSFFSLKVKVSA; encoded by the coding sequence ATGCTGGAAGGCGAAGTAATTGTATCGTACAAAGGAGCTCCATCACAGCCTCTTTTCGATGGGATTTTGAGTGTAGCAGACGAGCGATTAGCTGCCCTCGAACAAAAATCTAAAATTCGAAAAAAGGTCTATCACATTATGATAGAAGCTCTTCAAAACGTTTACCATCACACGCAGGGAGAAGGTGTGCAAAAGTCTGAAAGCCCAGAAACAGTATTATTTGTTCTTTCCAAAAATACAACAGGATATGAAATTTCTACTGGAAATTACATTCCAACCTCTCTTGTCGATACCTTGAAAGCACATATTGAACGCATTAATCAGTCTTCTGCTGAACAAATCAAACAGCTTTACCGTGAACAATTACATGGTGGAGAGGTTTCTGTGAAAGGTGGAGCAGGGTTAGGAATAATTGACATCGCACGTCGTTCGGGCGAAAAACTCGTTTATGCTTTTGAAGACACTGGCGAGGATAATTCTTTTTTTAGTTTGAAAGTAAAAGTTTCGGCTTAA
- a CDS encoding (Fe-S)-binding protein, translating to MLFVTALLVTAGVIFSRYKYIRRNIELGKSWKGEHNPAERLRLMILIAFGQKKMFARPFVGLMHFVIYAGFLLINIEILEIVIDGITGHHRIFAPLFGATIYQILIGFFELLALGVLTTCIIFLIRRNIVKVERFDKPEMKGWAHLDANLILIFEIVLMFFLFTMNATDSILQMRATDLVNNMDAAHYKVFENTPVRFLVSQALIPLYDGLTTTQLVLLERAAWWFHIVGIMGFAIYVTYSKHLHIFLAFPNVYFTRLQPKGEMNNMPSITKEVKITMGMEEPAADAGMEDEIPSFGAKDVTDLTWRNILDAYTCTQCGRCTDVCPANMTGKKLSPRKIVMNVRQRADEIGQRMDEMGEYYKPDDKMLYGDYVTKEELMACTSCNACVEACPVNINPLEPILEMRRYVAMEEADVPDAWKAMLTNVGNNGAPWAFAPTERFKWADEMKNQ from the coding sequence ATGCTTTTTGTAACTGCACTTTTGGTTACGGCAGGCGTAATTTTCAGTCGTTATAAATATATTCGACGCAACATCGAATTAGGAAAATCTTGGAAAGGAGAACACAATCCTGCTGAACGCCTACGATTAATGATTTTGATTGCCTTTGGACAGAAAAAAATGTTTGCACGTCCGTTTGTAGGCTTAATGCACTTTGTCATTTATGCAGGTTTCCTTTTAATTAATATTGAAATTCTAGAAATTGTAATTGATGGAATTACAGGACATCACCGTATTTTTGCTCCTTTATTTGGTGCAACTATTTATCAAATCTTAATTGGATTTTTTGAATTACTAGCTCTTGGTGTCTTGACTACTTGTATTATTTTCTTGATTCGCAGAAATATAGTCAAAGTAGAACGTTTTGATAAACCAGAAATGAAAGGCTGGGCGCATCTTGATGCAAATCTTATCTTAATTTTTGAGATTGTATTAATGTTTTTCTTATTTACAATGAATGCAACAGATTCTATCTTGCAAATGAGAGCAACAGATTTGGTAAATAATATGGATGCTGCACACTATAAAGTCTTTGAAAATACTCCTGTTCGCTTTTTGGTAAGTCAAGCACTTATTCCTCTTTATGATGGACTTACAACTACTCAACTTGTCTTGTTAGAACGTGCTGCTTGGTGGTTTCATATTGTAGGAATTATGGGTTTTGCCATTTATGTAACCTACTCAAAACACCTTCATATTTTCCTTGCTTTCCCAAATGTATATTTTACTCGTTTGCAGCCTAAAGGCGAAATGAATAACATGCCTTCTATCACTAAAGAAGTCAAAATTACAATGGGAATGGAAGAACCAGCAGCAGACGCAGGAATGGAAGACGAAATTCCTTCTTTTGGTGCAAAAGATGTAACAGATTTGACATGGAGAAATATCTTAGATGCTTATACCTGTACACAGTGTGGACGCTGTACAGATGTTTGTCCTGCAAACATGACAGGTAAAAAACTATCTCCTCGTAAGATTGTCATGAATGTCCGTCAGCGTGCAGATGAAATTGGACAACGTATGGATGAAATGGGTGAATACTACAAGCCAGATGATAAAATGTTGTATGGCGATTATGTAACCAAAGAAGAATTAATGGCGTGTACTTCGTGTAATGCGTGTGTAGAAGCATGTCCAGTAAATATTAATCCATTAGAGCCAATTTTGGAAATGCGTCGTTATGTAGCGATGGAAGAAGCTGACGTTCCTGATGCGTGGAAAGCAATGCTAACTAATGTAGGAAACAACGGTGCGCCTTGGGCATTTGCGCCAACAGAGCGTTTTAAATGGGCTGATGAAATGAAAAATCAGTAA
- a CDS encoding arylesterase — protein MKNIIFFGDSLTEGYGLQLSQAPPALIQQKIDKYGLLYNTINAGVSGDTTHSAIMRLPSVLQQQEVDIFVLALGINDLFRGITPEKMEQNLMQIIERTKAQYPNVMVVIAKVKLPIELLVGFGMMGQIAAQYAVQYQKVYERLAKKYNSPLIPSLLEGVMGEVNLNLSDRLHPNAQGYEIVADTIWQTIYPLLRQTYAN, from the coding sequence ATGAAGAATATAATATTCTTCGGTGATAGTTTGACAGAGGGATATGGTTTGCAATTAAGTCAAGCTCCTCCTGCTCTTATTCAACAGAAAATAGATAAATACGGCTTACTTTACAACACCATTAATGCTGGTGTGAGTGGTGATACTACACATAGTGCTATCATGCGTTTGCCTAGTGTACTTCAACAGCAAGAAGTAGATATTTTTGTACTTGCTTTAGGTATAAATGACCTTTTTAGAGGAATTACTCCTGAAAAAATGGAACAAAACCTTATGCAAATTATCGAACGTACAAAAGCACAATATCCAAATGTAATGGTTGTGATAGCAAAAGTCAAATTACCTATTGAATTACTTGTTGGTTTTGGAATGATGGGACAAATTGCTGCACAATATGCTGTTCAATATCAAAAAGTATATGAAAGGTTAGCTAAAAAATACAACTCTCCTCTTATTCCTTCTTTATTAGAAGGTGTTATGGGAGAAGTAAATCTAAACCTTTCAGATCGTTTGCATCCTAATGCACAAGGTTATGAGATTGTAGCAGATACAATATGGCAAACTATTTATCCTCTTTTACGTCAGACTTACGCTAATTAA
- a CDS encoding DUF1987 domain-containing protein, protein MENFFLEGTNKTPQLDFNSNEGRFLIAGRSIPENSIEFYKPLFEWLDNYVSQAKSNTILDVKLEYFNTSSSKCLVEIFRKLEALQQKNDNVLINWFYEEDDEDMQESGEDFQEIIDVKIVLNQMEEED, encoded by the coding sequence ATGGAAAATTTTTTCTTAGAAGGTACTAATAAAACACCTCAACTAGATTTTAACTCTAACGAAGGACGCTTCCTGATAGCAGGACGCTCTATTCCAGAAAACTCTATTGAGTTTTACAAACCTCTCTTTGAGTGGTTAGATAATTATGTCAGTCAAGCAAAATCAAATACGATTTTAGATGTAAAATTGGAATACTTTAATACAAGTTCTTCAAAATGTTTAGTAGAGATATTTAGAAAGTTAGAAGCTCTACAACAAAAAAATGACAATGTTCTTATCAACTGGTTTTATGAAGAGGATGATGAAGACATGCAAGAATCTGGCGAAGATTTTCAAGAAATCATAGATGTAAAAATTGTCTTAAACCAAATGGAAGAAGAAGATTAA
- a CDS encoding riboflavin synthase — protein MFTGIIEEIGTLISIKKEGTNQMFEIESSISNELKIDQSVAHNGVCLTVTKVEKNKNRHFVTAIEETLQKTDLGSWTVGSKLNLERCMPANGRFDGHIVQGHVDQTAVCTKIIDENGSWRFYFEYEDKGNFTVQKGSICTNGVSLTVVDSESGSKINGETKKGSFSVAIIPYTYKHTNFHKLKVGDTINLEFDIVGKYMKLLFEKHIGELAIKS, from the coding sequence ATGTTTACAGGAATTATTGAAGAAATAGGAACACTTATTTCTATAAAAAAAGAAGGTACAAATCAGATGTTTGAAATAGAATCATCTATTTCTAATGAACTCAAGATTGACCAAAGTGTTGCTCATAATGGCGTGTGTTTAACGGTGACAAAAGTTGAAAAGAACAAAAATAGACATTTTGTAACAGCTATTGAAGAAACTCTTCAAAAAACAGATTTAGGAAGTTGGACAGTAGGTTCAAAACTAAACTTGGAACGTTGTATGCCTGCTAATGGTCGTTTTGATGGACATATTGTACAGGGACATGTCGATCAAACAGCTGTTTGTACAAAAATAATTGATGAGAATGGAAGTTGGCGTTTTTATTTTGAATATGAAGATAAAGGAAATTTTACTGTTCAGAAAGGATCTATTTGTACAAATGGAGTCAGCCTTACCGTTGTAGATTCAGAGAGTGGCTCAAAAATAAATGGAGAAACTAAAAAAGGTAGTTTTAGTGTTGCTATTATTCCTTATACCTATAAGCATACTAACTTCCATAAATTAAAAGTAGGTGATACAATCAATCTTGAATTTGATATTGTTGGAAAATACATGAAATTACTTTTTGAAAAACACATCGGAGAATTAGCAATTAAAAGTTAA
- a CDS encoding S1-like domain-containing RNA-binding protein codes for MPIKNIQIGQYNTLTILRTSPNGVYVGSSLLDEVLLPQKYVPETAKEGDEIEVFVYTDTQDRPVAVIEKPFAVVGEIAALRVVDITRIGFFLDWGLIEKDLFLPHDEVPKGNKEARETQDPIRIGDYMFVKLVLDHKTNRVIGLGKLGSFVEREDIDLQEDEEVTAIIGADTEIGYRCIIEKEGIYYYGMLYHNEIFGEEQLHGQKRTAYIKKVREDGRIDLRLRKDGFDGIADQSTLIMQKLEENNGFLPISDKSSPEEIMDYFNMSKKTFKKLIGNLYRERKISIDKKGIQKTEK; via the coding sequence ATGCCAATCAAAAATATACAAATCGGTCAATATAATACACTTACCATTTTACGCACTTCTCCGAATGGTGTGTATGTTGGAAGTTCACTCTTAGATGAGGTTCTTTTACCTCAAAAGTATGTTCCCGAGACAGCAAAAGAAGGAGATGAAATAGAGGTCTTTGTTTATACAGATACACAAGACCGTCCTGTTGCAGTTATCGAAAAACCATTTGCAGTTGTGGGAGAAATTGCAGCCTTGAGAGTAGTTGATATTACAAGAATTGGATTCTTTTTGGATTGGGGACTTATTGAAAAAGATTTATTTCTTCCTCATGATGAAGTACCAAAAGGTAATAAAGAAGCAAGAGAAACTCAAGATCCAATACGAATAGGAGATTATATGTTCGTCAAACTTGTACTAGACCACAAAACAAATCGTGTAATCGGTTTAGGAAAACTAGGAAGCTTTGTAGAACGAGAAGATATTGATTTGCAAGAAGATGAAGAAGTAACAGCAATTATTGGTGCAGATACAGAAATTGGTTATCGTTGTATTATAGAAAAAGAGGGTATTTATTATTATGGAATGCTTTATCACAATGAGATTTTTGGAGAAGAGCAATTGCACGGACAAAAAAGAACGGCTTACATAAAAAAAGTACGTGAAGATGGTCGTATTGATTTAAGACTTCGCAAAGATGGTTTTGATGGAATTGCTGACCAAAGCACTCTGATTATGCAAAAACTAGAAGAAAACAATGGGTTTTTGCCTATTTCTGATAAAAGTAGTCCAGAAGAGATTATGGATTATTTTAATATGAGTAAGAAAACATTTAAAAAGTTAATTGGAAATCTTTACAGAGAGCGAAAAATTAGTATTGATAAAAAAGGAATTCAAAAAACAGAAAAATAA
- a CDS encoding (Fe-S)-binding protein, with product MSEETLRIPTMAELSAEGKSPEILFWVGCAGSYDDRYKAVTRAMIRILNKANINFAVLGTEESCTGDPARRAGDEFTFQMQAAMNIEVLNNYNIKNIVTACPHCFNTLKNEYPELGGNYDVIHHSTYLQKLINEGKVKFGGGEFKGKRITYHDSCYLGRANDIYEAPREVLEKLDAELVEMKRCKSKGLCCGAGGAQMFKDAEKGKKEVNIERAEEAVAVRPDYVAVGCPFCMTMMGDGIKHFNKEKEIKVLDLSEFIVGAQDL from the coding sequence ATGAGCGAAGAAACATTAAGAATTCCTACAATGGCAGAACTATCTGCTGAAGGAAAATCTCCAGAAATATTATTTTGGGTAGGTTGTGCAGGTTCGTATGACGACCGTTATAAAGCTGTTACTCGTGCGATGATTCGGATTTTGAATAAAGCAAATATCAATTTTGCTGTTTTGGGAACAGAAGAAAGCTGCACAGGTGACCCTGCTCGTCGTGCTGGTGATGAATTTACTTTTCAGATGCAGGCAGCTATGAATATTGAGGTATTGAATAATTACAATATCAAAAATATTGTTACGGCTTGTCCTCATTGTTTCAATACATTAAAAAATGAATATCCAGAATTGGGTGGAAACTATGATGTTATTCACCATTCTACTTATCTTCAAAAACTAATTAATGAGGGTAAAGTGAAATTTGGAGGAGGAGAATTTAAAGGAAAACGAATTACCTATCACGATTCTTGCTATTTGGGAAGAGCAAATGATATTTATGAAGCTCCTCGTGAAGTTTTGGAAAAATTAGATGCTGAGTTGGTAGAAATGAAACGCTGTAAATCTAAAGGACTTTGTTGTGGTGCAGGTGGCGCACAAATGTTCAAAGATGCTGAAAAAGGCAAAAAAGAAGTCAATATCGAACGTGCAGAAGAAGCTGTTGCAGTTCGTCCAGATTATGTAGCTGTGGGATGTCCTTTCTGTATGACAATGATGGGAGATGGAATCAAGCACTTCAATAAAGAAAAAGAAATTAAAGTATTAGACCTTTCTGAATTTATTGTAGGAGCACAAGATTTATAA